In the Nicotiana tabacum cultivar K326 chromosome 16, ASM71507v2, whole genome shotgun sequence genome, one interval contains:
- the LOC107796153 gene encoding pumilio homolog 15-like, with product MDQWGRRSLYFPASQPQSEETPENNADHPPCLNGYPELTPTNVLPLASAFAGISLTGDQTRTPSFGIPPPAGSSIADFLDPTVDYLMGFSSNAELQQGLIRAHQNNGAHQNLNVGPDIRADILRRMHPWYPQLYSDECWRWNYDVANYNGLHSKEPIPQFPILPCLNQNSSIISNGVSYNYNCTVVPSNLKNNQSVLLGDNDLRGKVVALAKDQQGSKILQAKLEKGNKEEIEVVLSEVIDCVTDLLKNQSGSYVIQKLFVVCNEEQRTTIIQAITRTNLQFVNICFSQHGARAMQKLLENLSTPQQTSLIISALTPVAVALANDQSGHHVLQYCVKTFSIEYTRHLLSEIANNCFTIATQKSGCCVLQSCVEFSHGELRDRLITEILTNAVHLSEDQYGNYVVQHLVGLKLPRVTETLLERLQGSFVTLSCNKYASNVVEKIILESGEVHSTKIIAELLRSPSASMLLVDPYGNFVIQTALQVSKGHIFNALCKLIYMNSASMQSNIYGKKILDRLCSKKEPLHCTRLYKRQV from the exons ATGGACCAATGGGGAAGAAGAAGCCTTTATTTTCCGGCGTCTCAACCGCAGTCGGAAGAGACGCCGGAAAATAACGCCGACCACCCACCTTGTCTGAACGGCTACCCTGAGTTAACCCCCACAAACGTTCTTCCGCTTGCATCGGCCTTCGCCGGTATAAGTCTTACCGGCGATCAGACAAGAACGCCGTCGTTTGGTATCCCTCCGCCGGCAGGGAGTTCAATTGCTGATTTCTTGGACCCTACAGTTGATTACTTGATGGGCTTTAGTTCCAATGCTGAGTTGCAACAGGGTTTAATCCGGGCCCACCAGAATAATGGGGCCCACCAGAATCTTAATGTGGGCCCGGATATTCGGGCAGACATTCTCCGACGAATGCATCCATGGTACCCACAACTGTACAGTGATGAGTGCTGGAGATGGAACTATGACGTGGCAAACTACAatggcttgcatagcaaggaacCCATTCCACAGTTTCCAATTCTGCCATGTTTAAACCAGAATTCTAGTATTATCTCAAACGGTGTTTCTTATAACTATAACTGCACGGTTGTACCAAGTAATTTGAAGAATAATCAATCTGTTTTATTGGGTGATAATGATTTGAGAGGAAAAGTGGTTGCTTTAGCAAAAGATCAACAAGGGAGCAAAATACTACAGGCTAAGCTTGagaaaggaaataaggaagaaattGAAGTTGTACTTAGCGAGGTGATTGATTGTGTTACTGATCTGTTAAAGAATCAGTCTGGGAGTTACGTTATTCAGAAgctttttgttgtttgtaatgaGGAACAGAGGACTACTATTATTCAGGCTATAACCAGAACTAACCTCCAATTTGTTAATATATGTTTCAGCCAACATGG GGCTCGAGCAATGCAGAAATTGTTGGAGAACCTTAGTACTCCGCAGCAAACGTCGTTGATAATATCAGCTTTAACTCCAGTTGCTGTTGCATTGGCCAATGATCAAAGTGGTCATCATGTGTTACAATATTGTGTCAAGACATTCTCTATTGAGTACACCAGG CATCTTCTCAGTGAAATTGCAAATAACTGCTTTACAATTGCAACCCAAAAAAGTGGGTGCTGTGTGCTGCAGTCATGTGTAGAATTCTCTCATGGAGAACTCAGAGATCGCCTTATAACTGAGATCTTAACAAATGCAGTGCACCTATCAGAAGATCAATACGG CAACTATGTGGTGCAACATCTTGTGGGACTGAAGTTACCAAGAGTTACAGAAACTTTATTGGAAAGGCTTCAAGGAAGCTTTGTGACTCTCTCATGCAATAAGTATGCGAGTAATGTTGTTGAGAAAATTATCCTCGAGTCAGGAGAAGTGCACTCCACTAAAATTATCGCCGAGTTGCTCAGAAGCCCAAGTGCTTCAATGCTCCTAGTGGACCCTTATGGTAACTTTGTCATCCAGACAGCATTGCAAGTTTCAAAG GGCCACATCTTCAATGCTCTCTGTAAACTAATCTACATGAATTCTGCATCAATGCAAAGTAACATTTATGGGAAGAAGATCCTTGATCGGTTGTGTAGCAAGAAGGAACCTCTACATTGTACAAGATTGTACAAGCGACAGGTATAG